From Corvus hawaiiensis isolate bCorHaw1 chromosome 11, bCorHaw1.pri.cur, whole genome shotgun sequence:
taacagcagcagcagagagtaATCACAAAGGCCACAAACCCACACCTTCTGGCCTCCTGCTTACATCATGTTCCCACTCCTGGTACTGaactccctcccctgccctgggggctGGCACTTGGCTCCTAACTTTTCCCCTGCCTCTTCCACAGCTCCTTGCCTGCCTGGATCACTCTCCATTAGTGCTGAGCTTTCATTTTCCAGGTCAGGTCTGGCCATCTGTGTCCTCAACTCAGTTTCATCCAGAGCAAATGTAGCTTCCAGAGGTGACAGATGTGGCAGGAACCCAGAGAGAGCCAGGCTGACAGCCCTCGAAGGCAGGAAAGCTGAGGACTGATAACTGAGTTGATGGTGTAGGTCAGCAAAAGCTCAGAGTCACTAAATGGGATAACAGTCACTGCTGGGTtgaggaacagcagcagatACACAGCCACAGGCTTTGAGGAACAGCCAACCTGACTCCAAACCCCTGTACAAGAGCTGTTCTGTAACTGTGGCCATAGCAAACTGCAACTACACATCCCTGCAAGACTGAAAACCCCCAGATTTGCTCAACTGCAACGCCCCCCCCAAAGAAGGGAACCGCAAATGAGCAACTAAACTTGTCAACAGGCCAGCAAATGAAATGCTCCcaggcagccccacagctgcagctgagaactTCCTGCTCTGCTCAACCCAGTCACCCTGCAGGGGGAGGCCAAGCAcccaggagaggaaggagggaagggtggGGCGGGTGACAGCACTGGGCTTGTCAGACATTTCACTCTGGATGTCTGTGGCTgaagaggaaggacaaggaCCAGACCAGGGCACTCCTATGACTGGGTCTGCTTCTCctttgctgcaggaaaagcaatCAGGAATtgtccaaaaaaagaaaaagtgacagGGGTGTTTTGTAGACCATTATGGGATGCAGCCAGGTGCTCAGACATGGATTGTCATCAGCAACTGGactccctcctgcccagcccagcccagaggCCCTCAGCtcggcagcagctgctgtgaatACCAGCATGAGCATGGCGatgcccactgctgttcctggcctttcctccccaggagcagcacgATCTGCTCTCCAGCATGGGTGCAGCACAGGGCTCACACCTCGAGCCCAGCCCGTGCTGCAGGGCTTGAAGGCATCCCTCATGGAATGCCATGGCAAACACCCTGCCCCATGCAACCTCTGCCGCTGCTCCAGCGCAGCCCGGCTGCTGCAAACCATCACGTGCTCCCTCAGCAACACTGCATCtgctcctcccttcctcctacacagcctcctcctgctcctctagTCCCATGTTCAGGACTGACAAATCCAACTCAACTCATGCACCCTCATCTCGTCTGAGTATCAAAAGCTCCTGGGAAGCTTTGCCGCTCCCTGCAGGGGCCAGGTGGGATACtgcacctctgctctgctgcagtgttTGAAAATCACCACGAGCAGCAGACAGGTATCCCTTGctgggaaattaaaataagtaTTAAAGCACTTGCAACTGCTCAGTGAATTCTCTCTCAGCTTTATCAAAAATGGTATTTCTGATTCAGGCTGTCAGACGCTGGGACAAAAACCCAGAGTGAGGAATACAGACACCAGGATACAGGGAGCTTAGAAAACTGCCTTTATTCTATTAGTtcttggaaaaatgaaaatacagaaagagtTTAGTTGGCTGCAGAACAGCAAGAAGTTCACAGGTTAGGAGTCTGATCACTACATGGTAACCAAACTTACACaaaaagtttctttcttttttttttgaagttttgaAACTGGGTCCAGCAATGAATTTAAGGCAACTGAACAGTTCAGAAGCTTTGAGTGTGAGCAGGCTGTCTTTACTCATCCCTACAGCACGTCATGGAAAAAACTCCTCCTGGGTGTGCAGACCACTCAAATCATTCAAATGGGTCAGACTCTTACAAATGAACAGGGGAAGAGGATCAGCTGCTTTCCATCGgactttattttcaaatacagtttcttaaaaaacccagaacacCTTAACGCAGAGGTTACAAGTAACAGTATTAGGAAATCCAATTATACAAAAAATACTACATCTAAGCTGGGgtaaatagatttatttttggtAACATACATTTAAACTGGCACTAATTACACAGTAACTAAAAGGTAACTAACATGAAACCACAGAACCCTCACTTTTCCTTAGCTGAATGGGACTTGGTCATTTCAGAGTGATCACATTTTCGAACTAATGTTTTACACCAAGCCATGAAAATCAGATCTTCCTAAATGTGATAGCACTGAAGCTACGCTCGATTCCATACAGCCATGTAACGGTTGTACTCAATTAGAATAGGACGTTAGTTATAAAGTAGTTACAGACCAATCCTCTGTGTTGacagctttttctctttctagagagaagaaagaagatagAGAATTGTCTTCAATTAGCGCCTGGCATATCCTGTGAGTGCAGAAAAGGTTTGTTAGAGGAATGTTGAGGTTAACCTTGGGTGCACAGATGAATTTGATGCAGATTGTTATAAAAATCATGGTTGGCTTCTAAATACTGGTAGCAAGATGACTCGATTTTTAAATCTCTTAAGTAAATTATAGATAATGAAAAAGGCCAGTAATCATACACTAAGATTAATAAACAGCACTTCAAAATTACTCAAGTGCAGGGTGCTGCTTTGGCCATCTTCCTCTGGCCACGCTTTATAAGAGAAGGCACCCGGACTTTTTCTTGCCACGCCGGGCTTGCAAAGCAGCTCTAGTGGCCATTTCAAACACCTCCCTCACACCGTCTTTGGTCTTTGCCGAACACTCCATGTACCCGAATGCACCAATGCGGTTTGCCATATCCCGGCCTTCCTCGGGTTTGACAGGCTCCTGGAACAGCACAAAAGCAACAGGTGAGAACAGCCCAAACCCACACCgctcttccccttcccacccagctTCCCAACAAAtgcaaaggaatttctggattAAGTGCATGTAATGAATTGGTTAGTTAAAAATGCAATGCCAGAGGACACGATCAGTTTTTTGGTATCTCTGAGCTTGAAAGCTGCAAGACTTTTTGAAACTTGAGCAAGTGATTGCTTATTTCTGATGAAATATTTATGCAATTCTTTGCTACCATTGCAAAAAAGCCTATGAACAAATCCCCAAGTCAATGCCTCAGTCTTTGTACAAAACCCCCCAATGTTTATGCTACAGGTGCAAAACTTCCgggacagagcagagcatcTGCAGTCCCATAGCCAAGCTGGGGGTTTCAGGCTCaagcagaaaatgaaacctGGTGATATGCTCAGGAATGAGCAACAGCACCTGTGGTTATTACCCCAGAACACCCACCAATGAAAGTGTTTGCTGTCACATCCTGAACACACCAAACAGAAAACAGCTCCGGAGTGTGTGCACTGATGTGCTCATGTCTCCTCATCAATTCCTTTGTACCTCAGGGATCCATCTCTCCAGCAGTGAGAGAAGCTGACTGTAAGTAACCCAATACAGCCATTTGCATGGCTGAGGATGCCTTTTTCTAGAACTAAACCGCTAAATACGAGAACCCCCCACTCAGTTAAAGGCAATAGATACTCCCTGGTGTCTGCCATGGGTTAGTGTTGATCACACAGCCCACAGAAACCAGCAGCCAGCTGTGGGTGCCTGTTTAATGCTCTGCTACAACCACCACACACTTCTGCCATTTATTTTAAGACTCTGAAGGGAACTGAACTTGCCTGCTTCATTTTGGCCAGCTCTCGTCTTGTGTGCTCGTCATTCCTCAGGTCCTTCTTGTTTCCTACCAAGATGATAGGCACGTTGGGGCAGAAATGCTTCACCTCTGGGGTCCACTTCTCTGggatgttttctgaaaaaaataaatagaggCATAACTGTACAAAAACCCACTTCTGGagagagttttattttaaagcttttacaTGCTGCCTGAGTCGTCATAGATTGATAATCCACACTGATGCCCTTTTCTCTACTCTTCAGAAGGAAGTAAATAGACCTGTTCTGGTGTTACCAAAAAAGGAAAGCCTGTCTGTGGTAATTTGAAGGCTGAAGGACATATAACATCTTGGCTTCTCTCAGCAGCTACCTGACAAGAGTTAGCATAAGGGACTTCGAAGAACAGCATACAGAATTCTGGAGTAGAAACTTATGGAATATTTTGCTTcaagagaaacattttatttatctcCAGAAGCTAGAGATGGGCACAACACTGAAGCCTAAGTTTTAGCCTCACTTGTTCTTATAAAGCAACACAAAACAACCCCCCATAGCTCTCCCCTTACTGTAGCAGAAACATTCAACACATTAATTACAGATACACAGAAACAAAGGCTGGGGGTAAGTAATTTTCAATCTTCCATTTCTCCCTACATGCAGCAAATGAATTTGTTCTCGTACACCAGAAAACTCCTCCTCACATCCCTacatgactttatttttttagtgaaaGGAGGACTTGAGGGcttttgaaagcaaaacctTGACAAATTCTATACAGCAGGAAGTGCTGAACAGCCTAAAACATCTGGCTGTGCTTTCATAAGCTCTTAGACATTTGAGATTCACCAGTGGATGTACCTGCAGGCTGCATATCCCCTTTTTATCTTCATGAAATTCCATTCAGCTTTTGAAGAGACATTCGCTATTATGTATTATGGCATATTTTCTTGCTTGAAAGAACAACTTAGACAAGGATTTTGAAGCCAGTTTTTGCACTACAGCCAAACCATCAATTCTGCAGCTGCACCTGGAGGGCTCAGGTGTGCTGGCCTCTAGATGCTGCACACCTGAAAAGCAGTTCACCGCTCCCAGGGGCCCTGGCGCTCAGATACTGCTGAacaggaagggaggagagggaagagaattTTTACAATCTGGGCAAacacagagtgctgctgcagctctcgTGATGCTCAGCGTTGCTGGAGAATTCCTTAATGTCTGAAAACTACACACTCAAACCAGCACCAATTCTGAAACTAGGAAAGCTCCCAAGGGAAAATATATTCTACAGTGCAACTTCCAAGGGGAATATATTGATACACAGAAGTGGTTCTGACTCAGTTAGAGATCTACTTACCTAAACTATCAGGACTATCAATTGAAAAACACATAAGTATAACATCAGTATCTGGATAAGAAAGCGGTCTAAGTCGATCGTAGTCTTCCTGTCCTGCTGTATCCCACAAAGCCAACTCAACCTGAAAAATGAAGATAAGGAGTCAGTCAGATCACCAGGAAAGTTCTGATTCAGCAGCCAGGAACTCAACAGGagtgaataaaatatttcagtcaatACCACTCAAAAGGAGGAGACTACATGTTCTCCTGTGACAGGAGAACTATTAGGAATTTTACATTCTGTAACTCCAAAAATTAACTTATTGCTGCTTATGAGTCTTTTCTTTATACCTATGACCACTGTCAATTCTCTAAA
This genomic window contains:
- the RHOA gene encoding transforming protein RhoA, whose translation is MAAIRKKLVIVGDGACGKTCLLIVFSKDQFPEVYVPTVFENYVADIEVDGKQVELALWDTAGQEDYDRLRPLSYPDTDVILMCFSIDSPDSLENIPEKWTPEVKHFCPNVPIILVGNKKDLRNDEHTRRELAKMKQEPVKPEEGRDMANRIGAFGYMECSAKTKDGVREVFEMATRAALQARRGKKKSGCLLL